The following nucleotide sequence is from Apium graveolens cultivar Ventura chromosome 4, ASM990537v1, whole genome shotgun sequence.
CCTAGTCCTCTTACTACCACTGTTAGACCTGGAAGTCCTGAAATCTATGCGCTCCTTCTCAACTTCCTTTGCTACATCAGCCGCCTctgccacattatcaaatttaaaagaaattatggaaCCCCTCAGATGAGACTTCAACCCCCATTTAAATTTATCAGCCTGCTGCGCAGCAGTCCCTGCAACTGTCTCAGCAAATCCAGCCAACCTTATAAACCTCGCCATATAATCAGTAATGCTCTCATCCTGGTGCTGCATAATAGAATGAAACTCCCTCAAATAAGCCTCCCTATCAGCATTAGAGAAGTACTGCTCATAGAATACCTCCTTCAATCCCTGCCATTCTAAAGCCTCTGTATACTGCTCCCCTTTAGTAGCTTTCAATCCTCTCCACCACCTCTGAGCATCACTCTCCAACTTATACACATCTAACCTgaccttctgaatctcatcacaacccagtgcatcaaaaatcttctcgagatgaacaatccaattttcagcaTCAATGGGAGTCGGTGCTGCACTAAAAGAGTCTGGTTTCTGCTTCACAAACCTCTCCAGCCATACAAACGGCTCCAGCTGATGGCCCTGACCATTCTGATTCTGATTCCCATTGCCATTCTGATTTCCATGTCCATTCTGATTTCCctctccattctgatttccttccccattctgatttccctcgccattctgatttccttggtttTCCAAAGGCTGCTGTACAGCCTGAGCCACTGCTTGCCCTATCATCTCAGAAAGCTGAACGGGGTCAATATGAAAAGGACCACGTCTAGGaggcatctacaatataagatAGCGAACGAATGAAGATTACAAGAATAAATATGATGAAGCAGTTACAAAACAGATTTCAAAATGATGAAGCAGGATAAAATGATAAAGAGCAGAATGAAATGAAATTAAATGGAACACCCATCCTATCCTCTACCCaaactcacaggtcaacctaagtaggttttctacaagaaataacctggctctgataccatctctgtaacacccccttcttaaaaATAGAAGGAGATATTACCTATTATCCATAAACCTGCAaaagagcactaatatatttttaaacaaaaattaaacagtctaaaatattaaaaataatattaaatctccaaactgtctaaaccaataatataaattacgaattctctaaataaataattaagtctaagtaatgataaaattctgaaatcctaatcaacgaattggggtagctctccatcacacagtcccagatccccctaagcaccttccagaaaaagaatacggcatgagccaaatgcccagtacggatttggattACAGTTTATAAATCAAGAgatcataaataaataatcagcaatttataataaaacgacaattttaaaaataagtaaggctgaaacaacgaggggttatgatatttcataccgagatcagaacagatacacatacacacatcatagggtacctaatgtgtgcaacaaaATGGATAAGGTGTACgacatatacaacgtcaccataaatcaaatcacaaatcaaactctgggtgcacccacgtatcttgaacaaatatcaaatgcgcaaaagctcctcccaagagctaacagaaggatacgccgtgaccaatcacactgtcacggaagtgtcatgtcactgatgccgcaatgacatggctgtagtacccctacagctggttaacttggtataccctaaatcactaagggttcaaaataaaatattctcgcAAATTTAACATCACCTGATACGAGTAATTCAGATTTCCAAAACagagggtgtcataaataatatttcaaaacaGAAGTAAACAAATATTTGTAATTTTGCAAATccattttaaaacaattttcggaaGTTAAGGAGGTTAAAAGAATTTTTAACGGAACAAACAGAAGGTAGAACAAAACgaatcaaatatatataatatttaagaGAAGTTGCGCAGAATAAAAGGGGACATAATCCGTACCTCGAATATCGCAAACTTTAATGCTAACTAAATACGTGAACGATCCGCTAATTTCCTGGTCTCCGAtctaaatataaaaatataatctATCATTGAAATGTACTTATACTTAACTacattaatattattaataataacttattatccaaataattataatattcGTGCTGACAGATTATCACATTCACATTGCTTAGAATTTGATTAGACATTGTTGACAACTTATTCTTTCAGCCTCTATGCATGTTTATCCAGTGTTTTCATTTAAACTTATTGATTAGTAATATCATATGCATGAACCTGTACTGAGCCAGTGACTTGGTGAGACTCGTGGCAGCTAATGAACATGTACTTCTACCTTGACAAAATCAAATAAATagaatataataataataaacacaaaaaaagaaaaataaataaataaataaataaaaataaataaatcatgatccACTCGGCACACTAATATCTATGCTAATTCACCATGTTGTGCATATGCCAATAACTACAAGATTAAACTAATGACAATTATAAACTAATTAGACTAAATTCTACATGCTAATTAATACCTTAagcttttataaaataaattaactaaCTAGCACGTAAACAACCATAACCTGATTGGATATTATTTTAATGACATAAAAGTTTTGTTTGACTCCTATGTATAGACAAAATATGGGTAAGACTTGTGTGATGAATGAATTATGTTATGATTAATATCTACACCTGCACATGTACATCTAATGATATAGATGATAATTCTTGCACAACAAAACTAATGACTCATCACTCAATTGTCCCACTCACTATCTTAGATTTTATTATACTCGAGCAACATAATTTATACACATACCAAATTGATTAAGATCTTAACACTGAATCTCATGTGAATAATAATCCAGACCAGCTGATTCTGCTTTCCTCTGCTTTCGTCTCCGTGCAGCTCTTGTTTTAGGTTTTTTTTTGACTCGTGCTTTTCAATAATGACGGTGtgtgattatatatatattacacaaagtatactattactattagaattagaatttaaatacTAACTAAACACTATTATCActccttttccttttctaatttactcaatatatttaattattatgcTTATTCTAAATCTAATCCAAAacctattattattattattattattattaaaattctCATATATTACAGCTGATCGATAATTTGTTGGAGTTTAATTCTATATTCATATGTTTAGTTATTATTTAGATATTTGTTTTATTTATGGTTGAGTTTTAACTTAACGTCATGGGCTTTAGTTATTGATCCAAACTAATGTTTAGTAGTATTTGAATAAGTCAGTAGACGTTAGCTGGTTTGTAGGAAGTATAGTTGTAAGTGGAGTTATGCTAGGAGTCTGTTAGGTCCTGTTTGTAACCACATTTGTGTGGTTGTTTGCTTTATATATCCATTGTATTTTCATTCTACAAAACATAAGAGAGACAGAGTTCTCAAAAATGTGTGTGTGTAAGTTCTTTGTGTGTGTCTGAACTTTACATTTACAGAGTACAAACTGGTTATAACCTtcacttggtatcagagctccCCAGGTTCGAAGGTCCTGCTTATGCCAAAGTATCAACCACGACACACATCAGAATCCATGGAGACACCAAGAACAAAGGAAGGTGCTGTGGCTGTGAACTACCCTATGCTAACCACGAGCAACTACACTGCCTGGTCCCTAAAAATGAAGGTCTTCATGAAGGCACAAGGTGTTTGGGGCGCTATTGAACAGAAAAATCCCGGGGCTGCAGTAGATGAAAGGACTGTGCAGATGGCTCTTGCAGCCATTTATCAAGGTGTGCCAGAGGATGTGTTGTTGGCCATTGCAGAAAAGGAAACAACAAAGGAGGCTTGGGAGGCAATCAAGACAATGTGTATGGGGGTGGAACGAGTACAGGAGGCTAGGGTGCAGACATTAAAGGGAGAATTCGAGTCTCTCATGATGAAAGACTCAGAGAAGATAGAAGATTTCTGCTTGAAACTGAGTGGCATTGTGACTAACATTCAAGTTCTTGGAGAGGCTATGGAAGAATCCAGTGTTGTAAGGAAGATTCTTCGTGTTGTGCCTGATAAGTTCCTCCAAATAGCTTCAAACATTGAACAATTTGGAGATGTTAAAGCTATATCAGTTGAAGAACTAGTGGGATGTCTCAAGGCCCATGAAGAAAGAATGAAAGGTAGGAGTGAGCAAAGTCAGCAACAACAGCTTCTCTTAGCTAAGAAATGGAAGGGCAGACTGGAAAAGAGCAAGATAAAATGTTTCAATTGCAACATTTATGGTCACTTTGCCTCAGAGTGTGACAAACCTCGACGAAAGAAAGAACACTGTCAAGAAGTAAATCTAGTACAACTTCATGATGACGAACCGACATTGCTGTAGAGGCCATATGGGCCAACAAAGACAAGCCATACGGGCTTGTGAATAATAGCCATAAGGGATGTGAAATGGATGGCATATGGGCAGGAAATAAATGGCTAGACGGGCAAACAAGGAAGATAAAAGGGCTGTGATCGGTGGTGCCATATGGGCACAGAAAGGCCATACGGGCTGGATCAATGTATTTGCCATACGGGCATGAAGAAGCTGTTTCAGTTCAAGGCATGCCATACGGGTAGCTGAAGAATTGATAgatgaatataaaattaaatggGTGATTGTTGGAGTTTAATTCTATATTCATATGTTTAGTTATTATTTAGATATTTGTTTTATTTGTGGTTGGGTTTTAACTTAACGGCATGGGCTTTAGTTATTGATCCAAACTAATGTTTAGTAGTATTTGAATAAGTCAATAGACGTTAGCTGGTTTGTAGGAAGTAAAGCTGTAAGTGGAGTTATGCTAGGAGTCTGTTTGGTCCTTTGGTAACCACGTTTGTGTGGTTGTTTGCTTTATATATCCATTGTATTTTCATTTTGCAAAACATAAGAGAAAAAGAGTTCTAAAAAATGTGTGTGTGTAAGTTCTTTGTGTGTGTCTGAACTTTACATTTACAGAGTACAAATTGGTTATAACCTTCATAATTTACACCCTATGTAAGCTTTAACAGTTAGAAAATGAAAAATTTGAACCGTGTTTCAGAAATCTTCTTGATATATTTTTCGGAAATTAATTGTTGGAAATTGTTCCTCGAGGACTTAAATTTTTATGTTTGTATTTAAGTCATTTTCTTAGTTTAATCTATTAATAAATTGAGTTGAAATTAGTAATTTGAAAAAAGTTGTGCAAATTTATCAAACATTGATAATGTAAAGAAAGCATGGATGATTTATATAGTACCATATGCCGGAGTAGTATACTAAGTCATGTGGGTGTACATGGTATTATTGTGTGTTTCGCGCGCACAACACGCGCCGCCGCCTCGCCACGACTCGGGTCAAAGGGCGATTTGGACGAATGTCTCAGCGTCAAGGAATTTTAGTggtttaattaaaatatttattgacttgttatattattttaaaatgattattaAGTATGTGTAGTAGGGAATATTAGTATTTGATGATTAAGATTTACAAACtctttaattaaaatattaactgACTTGTTACATTGTTTTAACATGAATATTAAGTATGTGTAACAGGGAATATAAGTATTTGCTGATTGTGATTTACAAACCCTCTCTATATGGATGGAATAAATACTGATATTGGATATCGGTATTTGCTGATCAAACCCTGACTTGCATGAGGATCAGTATTTGCTTAAGCTAAATAGTAAATGCAATCCAagtcagaatatttattttaatcaATGGATTATTTTTAGTTACATTTTAGTTTTGTTTATATATAGAAATTAACCTTTAAAAATATAGACATACAACACACAAATTTGTGAAATCCTAATTGCAACTTCTCTCTCTGTTTTCTCCCATATACATACAGATTATTTGCATCGATTTTCTGGGAGAACTAAGTTACAGGTTTTTGTTGAGCATTACGTGACTCTGGACACATTGCTCTGTATTGTTTTATCCTAGAAGTGATATTGCTGCAACTCAAAAAAGCGTAAttggggcaataatctcttcaagaacaatCTAGGGTTTTATTAAGGCTAGGAGACTCAATTGTTACTggtttttttagaattttttaaaGTTTCTGTTATAGCTAAGTGATTATATCATCTCTTTGTCAATTTAGTCTCTAATTGTATCGTGTTATTTTGCCTTCGTGATTTCTTTCGTTATATGGTTGCTTGCATGTTCTTATTAATCCTGATTATATAACTGTACCATTGTTGAGCGTAATGTAATTATACCCAACAATAACTGGTTTGAATAAATGAAAACCATTTTCAAAAATGTAAAATATTTGTGACGGCAAGACTCAAACTCCACCACCTTATACACAACTCAATTCACATTTTCGATATATGGTATTTGAAAGTGTTATGTCAGTTTTTAGGTAagggccctaaacaggtccccatAAGCTTTAGTTGGGCCAAAAGAAGAAATAGGTCTAAATTTATGGAAAGTACGAGCTGGGTCGGTGGCCTCGCACTTGAATTTATCTGTTAATATGGGCTATGAGCCGAAACCATGATGATCTTTAGAAGACCGCTAAAGCTCATGGGCATGTTACATATCAACATGACATATAGGACAAAATAAAGAAGGCTGAATTTAGACTTTTTTAAGAATGCGTGCTGGGCTAATTTGCTCGCATTCTCTTATTTTTGGATCTCTGGGCTGCAGGCCCGCTATATGATAACTCATTTGTTAAATGGAGGCCTGCCACATGTGGGTTGGGCTCGTGAGCTTGTATCGCATGAAAAGGCCATACGAGCTGGAATAATCTAGTGAGTAGCTGGCTTAATCTTAGAAAAGGGAGAGACCAAGCGGGCTCACCTCTCAGTTTTTTATGTAATTCTTGTTGGTGCGAGTCTAGGTGACCAGGCCGACTCGCATTGTGTAAATTCTAACTTCATTATATGAATAATGACTCATAGGCGGTTGAGTTATTCGTGAATATTAGGGCCGACATTGGACATTCCTATAATTATGGGAAAaaatgcggagatgccgcgagattaGAAAATGTGTGGGGTCGGTTGAGATTTATGTGattaattggctgaaggcctgaaTAAGAAATGAGTTTGGGCTGCATGGGTAGAAAAATCCTAATTCTGGCCTAAtaacttgttccccaagaactacatGAGGTTTGATCCCTATTAATAGGATACGTAGGAACTTATATGAGACATGAGTAAGAAAACCCTGTTATTTCTTGTGGAGTCATCATACAAGCTCATGCACCATCATACACAACCTTCCTCTGCCCTAAAACTTCACCCTTGATCTTTATTCCAGCCATTAACCTCCAAAATACCGTTAAATGGAATTCTCACTTTAACAGAAAGTGATGTGTAGATGATCTAATTATGTGAAAATATTCAGAAAGAatgaaaatatattatttattaaaataacaCTTCCTTTTATTTGTGTATTCCATATCTTTATCTGAGTTCTGGGCATTATTTGGGTCTACCTTCTTTGATAGGTCGATAAAAGAACAATATTTAATTTCCTGAAGGAACGTATGTGGAAACGAATACAAGGGTGAAGTGTTAAATGTCTTTCTTGTGCAGGTAAAACACTGTTACTAAATAATGTCGCACAAGATATACAATCCTATAGCATGTCGTGCTTTTTATTGCTTAGATCTCTCTATCATGATGAGAGCACGATCCTTCTATCTTTCGGTTTTCGTGATTTATCAAAATAAAAGTGAGAATTAAATTAGAATCCCAAGTCACTTAGAATCCTCCCTTGGGGTTTCCTGTCTGACATTTACCGTAATCAAGTCGAACTGAGATATTTTGGATAAGCCGCTCAAAGATATTTTTTCGACATATTTTATTAGGCATCACTAGGCATAGATATATCAATACAAGGATATATAATATACTAGGTTGTTTATGTTAAATAAACAACGACAATGGCTAAAGGCACATTTTCCGAGAAATTTTAAACACCGCTTTTACGAGAAAAGACTGATCAAATTATTTAAAAGCGAGTCACACTCAAATATTTTACTCTAaaaaatattgaatatatttattgaatatttttgtgcaatttattctgaaatagattttATTTCGAAATACCCGTAAATACTTATTTATCcggataaaataatttttaattcaaaCTTAGTTATTCCTTGGACCTTATAGCCTTAATTTTATAAGGAATATTATGTTTGAATATTTTACAAGATAAAACTTTTGTCTAACTCGTTGGTAACGATAAATATGAATTTTGGTCCCTCCTGAAGGTTGCTTTAACATTCGAAAAATCCTAAATTATTCTCTATCTTTTAAAATTGAAACTTGAGATTTATCATTTTTAGATTTCCTTATATCATgttgatttatttcataaatttgGATGACTTTTTTCCGGGACCCCTAAATCGATACGTAATTGATTTATCGGTCGCTTAAAAGTCATAGAAGGGAAATTAATTTTAAGGTGTAATTTTTTCCTTGTTCCTCTGGAATAATTATTGAGGatccttaaaattttataatttttcaataattttttaatttttattgaAAAACACATTTTCGGTCGTCAATAAGCGCACTGTTCGgtttttattcattttaaaaaatgttaaaaatatcccAGTTACTTCTAATATTCAAATTTGAATTCTTACATCTGTAAATGGGTTTTAGAGACCAGCTTGCACTTGTCCTTGAGCCTAGGAACCTATAACTTACTTTTTAAGCCAAAAATGATATTTTTTGGTGATAAAAAGGCACCAAAACCCCCTCATTCTTTAAGCCATTGGTGAGACACCCATATGCTGAAGAAAACACTCTTGAAACACTATCCCTACTTCCTTCAAACCCCCATACACGTTTCTTGAGTTTAAGCCCTTGTTCTTCCATGTTTTGTTCATGATTTTGACTTATTTTTTTCATCTTTTCTCACCTAAGCATACATCCACTTTGACCCTTCTTTGAGCGGCCCCTAGACCATTCTTTTGCTGCCTTCGACTATCCATTTAAGCCTTGAAACTTCAGTAGCCAAGCCACCTTTTTTTGGCCACTTTTCGATGATTTTTCCGGCAACCATTTTGTGTATTTTTCGGCTTCGAAACTTTTTCGTATCTTTTAAAATCCACTCGATTATTTGGAGCCTTTCTAAGGTCATGAGTCATAGGTTGGTTATTTTGAGTATATTATGTGTATTTGAACCAATCCTTGTTAGATCTATCCTTTCTATACTTCAATTTCCAAGTTTCGTGTACTTTGGCATTGAACGTACTTCTTCTTGATTTATTTGTTTAGTACATTTTGGAGCCTTAGTTGAAACTTAATATGTGTTAGTAGCTTGGATCTACACTATTAAGTAAGTCCTTGCACTGGAGTCTAGATGCTTGACATGAAAAAGGCAACTAAACGATTTTCGATTTAAAACC
It contains:
- the LOC141718892 gene encoding uncharacterized protein LOC141718892 yields the protein METPRTKEGAVAVNYPMLTTSNYTAWSLKMKVFMKAQGVWGAIEQKNPGAAVDERTVQMALAAIYQGVPEDVLLAIAEKETTKEAWEAIKTMCMGVERVQEARVQTLKGEFESLMMKDSEKIEDFCLKLSGIVTNIQVLGEAMEESSVVRKILRVVPDKFLQIASNIEQFGDVKAISVEELVGCLKAHEERMKGRSEQSQQQQLLLAKKWKGRLEKSKIKCFNCNIYGHFASECDKPRRKKEHCQEVNLVQLHDDEPTLL